Proteins co-encoded in one Setaria viridis chromosome 9, Setaria_viridis_v4.0, whole genome shotgun sequence genomic window:
- the LOC117835249 gene encoding G-type lectin S-receptor-like serine/threonine-protein kinase At2g19130 produces the protein MPSSYISIPVSFCILIIATSLCSAADTISAGQPLAGRGGKLVSKNGKFALGFFQRWTGSRSSTPKWYLGIWFNTVPELTPAWVANRENPLPDGTSSELIISDDGNLAIFNRPNRSILWSSQANTTTNNTIAVLLNSGDLVLSDASNSTAIFWRSFDHMTDTFLPGARMGRNKVTGWTHGLVSNKNSHDLSPGIYSGHPSPDSANFELLLSWNSSVTYWSSGQWEGQYFSNMPEMSGRYLFFSEFVSNDREEYYTYWLKNETVVTRYVLDVDGQAKMVLWSDASAEWIFFYPKPDAQCEAYAVCGPFTVCREDVLPFCNCMKGFSIRSQEDWELGDRTGGCNRNIPLNCASSNSGISGGLTDMFYAMRNVIYPDNAKHIEAGSAEECGKSCLGDCSCYAYSYSGKCSVWNSQLLNVLQRYNGSASDEGILYLRLAAEELKTSKHKRRMIVRLVIAATIFAALSLFAIICMFVRRRKRQHSSMEPSNIRGGIMAFGYKDLRHATKNFSEKLGGGSFGSVFKGVLPDSTVIAVKRLDGARQEEKEFRAELSSIGMIQHINLVKLIGFCCQGSKRLLVYEYMPNHSLDAHLFQSSGMPLCWGTRYKIALGVARGLAYLHENCQDCIIHCDIKPQNILLDASFVPKIADFGMAKFVRRDFSRVITTMRGTMGYLAPEWISGVAISSKVDVYSYGMVLLEIIFGRRNSGEEYNSDSTYLPVQVVNKLLQGNVQCLMDQSMHDGINLEEVERACRVACWCIQDHESHRLTMGEVVWILEGLIKVDVPPMPKVLEAISGGTDSTIA, from the coding sequence ATGCCCTCATCCTACATATCCATCCCAGTTTCCTTCTGCATCCTGATCATTGCCACATCCCTGTGCTCCGCGGCGGACACCATCTCGGCCGGTcagcccctcgccggccgtggCGGGAAGCTCGTCTCCAAGAACGGTAAGTTCGCACTGGGATTCTTCCAAAGATGGACCGGCAGCCGCTCCAGTACCCCGAAATGGTACTTGGGCATATGGTTCAACACAGTCCCGGAGTTGACCCCAGCTTGGGTGGCCAACCGGGAGAACCCGCTCCCCGACGGAACCTCGTCGGAGCTCATCATCTCCGACGATGGCAACCTCGCCATCTTCAACCGACCCAACCGGTCAATTCTGTGGTCGAGCCAGGCGAACACCACGACGAACAACACCATCGCCGTGCTGCTCAACAGCGGAGACCTCGTCCTGTCCGACGCGTCGAACTCGACTGCCATCTTCTGGAGGAGCTTCGACCACATGACCGACACTTTCCTCCCCGGTGCCAGGATGGGCAGGAACAAGGTGACCGGGTGGACCCATGGCCTTGTCTCCAATAAGAACTCGCACGATCTGTCTCCGGGCATCTACTCTGGCCACCCATCTCCAGACTCTGCCAACTTCGAGCTGCTCCTTTCATGGAACTCTTCGGTTACATACTGGTCATCCGGGCAATGGGAGGGGCAGTACTTCAGCAACATGCCGGAGATGTCGGGTCGCTATTTGTTCTTCTCCGAGTTCGTTAGCAATGATCGGGAAGAGTACTACACATACTGGTTGAAAAACGAGACCGTGGTCACAAGGTATGTCCTTGATGTAGACGGGCAAGCAAAAATGGTGCTCTGGTCTGATGCTTCAGCGGAGTGGATATTCTTTTATCCAAAACCAGATGCTCAGTGCGAGGCGTATGCTGTCTGCGGACCGTTTACGGTTTGCAGAGAGGATGTGCTCCCTTTCTGCAACTGTATGAAGGGTTTCTCCATCAGATCACAGGAAGACTGGGAGCTAGGGGATCGAACAGGCGGATGCAACAGAAACATTCCCTTAAACTGTGCCAGCAGCAACTCAGGCATAAGTGGTGGTCTGACAGACATGTTCTATGCCATGAGGAATGTTATATACCCTGATAATGCCAAACACATTGAAGCTGGGAGTGCCGAGGAATGTGGAAAAAGTTGTCTTGGGGATTGCTCCTGCTACGCATATTCCTACTCTGGTAAGTGCAGTGTTTGGAACTCTCAACTGCTTAATGTTTTGCAAAGGTATAATGGAAGTGCCAGCGACGAAGGAATTCTTTACCTTCGGCTTGCTGCCGAAGAGCTAAAAACTTCAAAACACAAAAGAAGAATGATAGTTCGGTTGGTGATTGCTGCAACCATCTTCGCCGCTTTGTCTCTGTTTGCAATTATTTGCATGTTTGTCAGGAGACGGAAAAGGCAGCATTCATCTATGGAACCAAGCAACATCAGAGGAGGAATAATGGCTTTTGGATACAAAGATTTGCGACATGCAACAAAAAACTTCTCAGAAAAATTAGGAGGTGGTAGTTTTGGGTCTGTGTTTAAGGGTGTTTTACCTGACTCAACTGTCATTGCAGTTAAAAGACTTGATGGTGCTCGTCAAGAAGAGAAGGAATTCAGGGCAGAATTGAGTTCGATAGGAATGATCCAGCATATTAACTTGGTCAAGTTAATTGGCTTTTGCTGCCAAGGAAGCAAAAGATTGCTTGTCTATGAGTATATGCCAAACCActctcttgatgcccatctGTTTCAAAGCAGTGGCATGCCCTTGTGTTGGGGTACTCGGTACAAGATAGCACTTGGTGTTGCTAGAGGATTAGCCTATTTGCATGAGAATTGCCAAGACTGTATTATCCATTGCGACATTAAGCCCCAGAACATTCTTTTAGATGCTTCTTTTGTTCCTAAGATTGCAGATTTTGGGATGGCAAAGTTTGTTCGAAGAGATTTTAGCCGAGTCATAACAACAATGAGAGGAACTATGGGATATCTTGCTCCTGAATGGATAAGTGGCGTGGCTATCTCATCAAAAGTAGATGTTTACAGTTACGGAATGGTACTGTTAGAAATCATATTTGGAAGAAGAAACTCCGGAGAAGAATATAACAGCGATAGTACCTACTTGCCTGTACAAGTTGTAAATAAACTCCTTCAGGGGAATGTGCAGTGCTTGATGGATCAAAGCATGCACGATGGCATCAATCTGGAAGAGGTTGAAAGGGCTTGCCGAGTTGCTTGTTGGTGTATTCAGGATCACGAGTCCCACAGGCTGACTATGGGAGAAGTAGTCTGGATTCTTGAGGGCTTGATTAAGGTCGATGTGCCTCCCATGCCAAAGGTTCTTGAAGCAATTTCAGGAGGCACAGATTCAACGATCGCATAG
- the LOC117836581 gene encoding protein kinase PINOID, with the protein MAAPASSPTTAAAAPASSSLSPPKPPNNAAAGTMLVEPQMPSPYPDAAASSVSSSSSSSSSASSSQADRSSTFSLDSSSAATPSSSPPRPHRASDVAWAPIRGRDLGPRDFTLLRRVGAGDIGTVYLCRLEGGGGQAEGGPACAYAMKVVDRRALAKKGKLGRAAAEKRVLRRLDHPFLPTMFSDFDAGADFSCIVMEFCPGGDLHSLRHRMPGRRFPLASARFYAAEVLLALEYLHMMGIVYRDLKPENVLIRGDGHIMLTDFDLSLESTASPALEDARSGDRGEGAPAPAPTCLPIPELQLLRLRRWKRRSSAAPRPRFVAEPVDARSSSFVGTHEYVAPEVARGGGHGAAVDWWAYGVFLYELIYGRTPFVGETNEATLRNIVRRPLEFPTAASSHGGGGDDAAARDLIARLLDKDPRTRLGSKRGAADVKAHAFFKGLNLALLRSSPPPVVPPPAALHRCDDKAADMQQLFEHF; encoded by the coding sequence ATGGCCGCTCCGGCCTCCTCGCCCACCACCgcagccgccgcgcccgcgtcgtcgtcgttgtcacCGCCCAAGCCTCCAAACAACGCCGCCGCTGGCACCATGCTCGTCGAGCCGCAGATGCCGTCGCCCTACCCCGACGCCGCGGCGTCTAGCGTCAGCTcgtcgagcagcagcagcagcagtgccagCAGCAGCCAAGCGGACCGGTCGTCCACGTTCTCCCTCGactcgtcgtcggccgcgacgccgtcgtcgtccccgccgcgcccgcaccgGGCGAGCGACGTGGCGTGGGCGCCcatccggggccgggatctcgGCCCGCGGGACTTCAcgctcctccgccgcgtcgGCGCCGGGGACATCGGCACCGTCTACCTCTGCCGcctcgagggcggcggcgggcaggccgAGGGCGGCCCCGCGTGCGCGTACGCCATGAAGGTGGTGGACCGTCGCGCGCTCGCCAAGAAGGGCAAGctgggccgcgccgccgccgagaagcGCGTCCTCCGGCGGCTCGACCACCCGTTCCTCCCCACCATGTTCTCGGACTTTGACGCCGGCGCGGATTTCTCGTGCATCGTCATGGAGTTCTGCCCCGGCGGCGACCTCCACTCCCTCCGCCACCGCATGCCGGGCCGCCGCTTCCCGCTCGCCTCCGCGCGGTTCTACGCCGCCGAGGTGCTCCTCGCCCTCGAGTACCTGCATATGATGGGCATCGTGTACCGCGACCTCAAGCCGGAGAACGTGCTCATCCGGGGCGACGGCCACATCATGCTCACCGACTTCGACCTGTCGCTCGAGTccacggcgtcgccggcgctAGAGGACGCGAGGAGCGGCGACAGGGGGgagggcgcgccggcgccggcgccgacgtgcCTCCCGATCCCGGagctgcagctcctccggcTGCGGCGGTGGAAGCGCCGGTCATCcgccgcgccccggccgcggTTCGTGGCGGAGCCCGTGGACGCGCGGTCGAGCTCCTTCGTGGGCACGCACGAGTACGTGGCCCCCGaggtggcgcgcggcggcgggcacggcgccgccgtggacTGGTGGGCCTACGGCGTGTTCCTCTACGAGCTCATCTACGGGCGCACCCCGTTCGTGGGGGAGACCAACGAGGCCACGCTCCGCAACATCGTGCGCCGCCCGCTCGAGttccccaccgccgcctcctcccacggcggcggcggcgacgacgccgcggcgcgcgacCTGATCGCGCGGCTCCTGGACAAGGACCCGCGCACCCGGCTCGGGTCGAagcgcggcgccgccgacgtgAAGGCGCACGCCTTCTTCAAGGGCCTCAACCTGGCGCTGCTGCGGTCGTCGCCCCCGCCCGTGgtgccgccccccgccgcgctGCACCGGTGCGACGACAAGGCCGCTGACATGCAGCAGCTGTTCGAACACTTCTGA
- the LOC117838442 gene encoding uncharacterized protein: MSSSNQMGSDGKFGRGPRELSGAVDLISRYKLLNHHSFFCKKPLPLAISDTNYLNNVVGDTEIRKGEGMELDQLFQNSYPSEKTAYIQPFDMETLGQAFQLRETAPVDLPSAEKGTPTISGRPKIRSKDKVRKHKKHKEKDRDKEEEQKKHKHRHKDRSKDKDKDKDKDKEKKKDKSGNHESGGDHSKKHEKKRKQEVTGSSASVQNHKKTQKHKNQ, translated from the exons ATGTCTAGCTCTAATCAGATGGGTTCTGATGGCAAGTTTGGGAGAG GTCCTCGGGAGCTTAGTGGTGCTGTTGACTTAATTAGCCGCTACAAGCTGCTGAACCATCATAGTTTCTTTTGCAAGAAACCTTTGCCATTGGCAATTTCAGATACAAATTATCTTAACAATGTTGTGGGCGACACAGAAATTCGTAAAGGAGAAGGGATGGAGTTGGACCAACTCTTCCAAAACTCATACCCAAGTGAGAAGACTGCTTACATTCAGCCCTTTGACATGGAAACGCTAGGACAAGCATTTCAGCTGCGAGAAACTGCACCAGTAGATTTGCCTTCT GCTGAAAAAGGTACACCAACCATATCTGGGAGACCAAAGATCAGGTCCAAGGACAAAGTAAGGAAGCATAAGAAACACAAAGAGAAAGACAGagacaaggaggaggagcagaagaaACACAAACATCGGCATAAGGACCGGAGTAAAGATAAAGATAAAGATAAGgacaaagacaaagaaaagaaaaaagacaagAGTGGGAATCATGAGTCAGGAGGTGATCATTCCAAGAAACATGAGAAG AAGAGGAAGCAAGAAGTAACTGGAAGTTCGGCAAGTGTCCAAAATCACAAGAAAA CACAAAAGCACAAAAATCAGTGA